The window CCAGAATGGCGTCGCGGCGGTCGTAGGGGCCCGAGAGGGCGAGCGACAGCTCCAGCTCGTCCAGGCGATGGGCCAGGGCCTCCAGCTCCTCCTCCACCTCCTCCAGCAGCCGCTCGTCGCCGTCAGCCTGGGCCAGAGAGAGGAGCTCCGTCAGCTCGCGGAGCTGGGAGTCGAGACCGCGCCACGTCTCCACCTGCTGGCGCAGGTCGGACAGGCGGCGCATGAGGCGCTGGGCCTCTTGGGGGTCGTTCCAGAAATCAGGTTCGGCGGCCCGTGCCTCCAGTTCGTGGGCCTCGCGCTCCAGTCGAGCTATGTCAAAGACGGTCCAGGGCTTCGTCCAGCTTCTCGCGCAGTTCGCGGGCCAGCTGCCCTGCCTCGGCCATGTCCCTGTACCTCCCAGTCCATTTTAGCAGGAGGGCGCGGTCAGAACAGGCGAGGCTGCTGGGCGGCGGGAGGGGGCAGTCGGCCCTTGGAGAGGAGGTCGGCCAGGCGGGTGGGCTCGGGCAGGCGCTGTCCGCGGCACAGGGCCAGCGTCCACCGGGCGGCCTCTTCCAGGCCGATAAGGTGCCCTGGGGAGACGTAGAGAGGCTGCGAGCCGGCCCTGGTCCGCACCACCAGGCCTACCACCTCCCCCTCGTGCCACAGCTCCGTCCAGGCGCCGGACTCGTCGGGCACGGGGCCGTGCTCGCCCACCAGCCTCGACTTGGCGCAGCCGATGGTGGGCACCTCCAGCAGCAGCCCGAGGTGGCAGGCGATGCCGAAGCGGCGGGGATGGGACAGGCCGTGCCCGTCCACCAGCACCAGGTCAGCGGCAGGCTCCAGGCGGGCGAAGGCGCGGGCCAGGGCTGGCGCCTCGCGGAAGGCCAGCAGTCCGGGGATGTAAGGGAAGGTCACGGGGGCCTCCTCCAGCACCTGGGCCACCGGCTCCAGCTCGGGGTAGGAGAGGAGCACTACGGCGGCGCGAGCGGTGCCGCCGACGCGGCTGCTGCCGACGAAGGCCAGGTCGGCCCCGGCCACATACCGCACCTGCGAAGGCCCTCCGGCCACGACGACGCGCCGCGCCAGCTCCCGCTGCAGGCGCATGGCCTCCTGGGGGTCCAGGTCCCAGGGATGAAGCTCCCGCACTCGCAACGCTGCGACCTCAGCACTCCTGGGGGAGGGCGAGGGAGAGGCGGCGCAGGGCGTCCAGCTTTTCACGCTGGCCCAGCCGCGCCCGCTCCACCGCCCGCTTGAGGGCTTGCACCGTGCGGTCGTAGGTCTCGCGGTCGACGGGATAGGGGTGGCCGTCCTTGCCGCCGTGCGCATAGGAGTAGCGGGCCGGGTCGCGGTAGGATGCGGGCGCCCCGTAGACTACCTCGCTCACCAGGGCCAAGGCCCGCACCGTCTTGGCGCCTACCCCTTCGGTGCCCAGCAGCTCCTCGAAGTCGCGTGGCTGTCGCTGATAGGCCCGTAGCAGCCCCGCTTCCAGCCGTCGCGGGTCGAAGTCCTCTGCCTCCAGGTGGTGACGGCGGGGCAGTTCCAGGCGGCGCAGTCGCTCCAAATCGCGGACGATGCGCTCCGGCCCCTCGCGAGCCAGTTGTGCGCTCAGCTCCCTGGCGGGGGCGGCCTCGCGGGCCACCATGTTGAGAGCCGTACCTACCGCTTCCGACACCACCCCCTTATGAGGCTCGCAGACGAAGTCCTCAACCTCGTCCCCCAACCAGTGATAGCGGCGGGCGTAGCGCGTCGCCTCGTTCATCCCCTGCTGGATCACCGCCCAGTGGCCGTCGGCCGTGAAGAAGATGGTGTGGTGG of the Dehalococcoidia bacterium genome contains:
- a CDS encoding DUF763 domain-containing protein — its product is MVAEGDQVPRTGIAHLPLHGGTAPPWLFQRMVHLSRYLLLVLAEEFGPQEVLRRLSDPFWFQALGCLLGFDWHSSGLTTVVCAALKEGLRGVEADAGLFIAGGKGRTSRRTPAEIEALAERFSFDPRRLVYASRMSAKVDSAALQDGYQVYHHTIFFTADGHWAVIQQGMNEATRYARRYHWLGDEVEDFVCEPHKGVVSEAVGTALNMVAREAAPARELSAQLAREGPERIVRDLERLRRLELPRRHHLEAEDFDPRRLEAGLLRAYQRQPRDFEELLGTEGVGAKTVRALALVSEVVYGAPASYRDPARYSYAHGGKDGHPYPVDRETYDRTVQALKRAVERARLGQREKLDALRRLSLALPQEC
- the nfi gene encoding deoxyribonuclease V (cleaves DNA at apurinic or apyrimidinic sites), giving the protein MRVRELHPWDLDPQEAMRLQRELARRVVVAGGPSQVRYVAGADLAFVGSSRVGGTARAAVVLLSYPELEPVAQVLEEAPVTFPYIPGLLAFREAPALARAFARLEPAADLVLVDGHGLSHPRRFGIACHLGLLLEVPTIGCAKSRLVGEHGPVPDESGAWTELWHEGEVVGLVVRTRAGSQPLYVSPGHLIGLEEAARWTLALCRGQRLPEPTRLADLLSKGRLPPPAAQQPRLF